From one Catenuloplanes nepalensis genomic stretch:
- the pheA gene encoding prephenate dehydratase, whose amino-acid sequence MRFVYLGPEATFTEQALLTVEEAVAGDRVPARSVPEALDAVRAGDADAALVPLENSIGGAVPITLDELIAGAPLMITREVVIPVEFVLGARADTAPTAIRTVAAHPQASTQCRNWLRAHLPDAEVTDVLSNSAAAIAAAAGEFDAAICAPLGATRYELAVLADKIADHSHAVTRFALVTRPATPPGPTGDDLTSLALIIRHDQVGALLTVLTELSVRGINLTRIESRPTGEALGRYVFFLDCAGHVAETRFGEALQGLRRVCAEVRFLGSYPRHRWTPGLDHPVPAPANLSDDAFAASASWVDRLRHGDY is encoded by the coding sequence ATGCGGTTCGTCTACCTGGGTCCCGAGGCTACGTTCACCGAGCAGGCGCTGCTCACGGTCGAGGAGGCGGTCGCCGGCGACCGGGTGCCCGCGCGCAGCGTGCCCGAGGCGCTGGACGCTGTGCGGGCCGGGGACGCGGATGCCGCACTGGTCCCGCTGGAGAACTCGATCGGCGGCGCGGTGCCGATCACGCTGGACGAGCTGATCGCCGGCGCGCCGCTGATGATCACGCGCGAGGTGGTGATCCCGGTCGAGTTCGTGCTCGGCGCGCGGGCCGATACCGCGCCCACCGCGATCCGGACCGTGGCCGCGCACCCGCAGGCCTCCACCCAGTGCCGCAACTGGCTGCGCGCCCACCTGCCCGATGCCGAGGTCACGGACGTGCTCTCCAACTCGGCCGCGGCGATCGCGGCCGCGGCCGGCGAGTTCGACGCCGCAATCTGCGCGCCGCTCGGCGCGACGCGCTACGAACTGGCCGTGCTGGCGGACAAGATCGCTGACCATTCGCACGCGGTGACCCGGTTCGCACTGGTCACCCGACCCGCGACACCGCCGGGGCCGACCGGTGACGATCTCACGTCACTGGCCCTGATCATCCGGCATGACCAGGTGGGGGCGCTGTTGACGGTGCTGACCGAGTTGTCGGTCCGCGGCATCAACCTGACCCGCATCGAGTCCCGGCCGACAGGCGAGGCGCTCGGCCGCTACGTGTTCTTCCTCGACTGTGCCGGGCATGTGGCGGAGACGCGTTTCGGCGAAGCCCTTCAGGGATTGCGGCGGGTCTGCGCGGAGGTCCGGTTCCTCGGCTCCTATCCGCGGCACCGCTGGACTCCCGGCCTCGACCACCCGGTGCCCGCCCCGGCCAATCTCTCCGACGACGCGTTCGCCGCCTCCGCTTCGTGGGTCGACCGCCTCCGTCACGGCGACTACTGA
- a CDS encoding LCP family protein: MSPTAQSGSFGGEFRRDAAGPRARASAPGGGPVRGGSVRPGRDTGQSGEYGGPRTQRGNSTRSGGGGGGEPPRGGGRGVYSGGKRPLRPNWKRIALIGGIALLIFLIAAAGGLWAYASNLDGDLKRTDAFSELRDGRPEKPVDGTMNILLVGSDSRDPDAQSGEASEWRSDTIILMHVPADHSKAYLVSIPRDLYVSIPSSAGADCADGAPDKINAAFAFGGLPLAVKTVECFSDVRIDHVAAIDFAGFVEVTDALGGVDLTVEQDTKSIHKPFRVFEKGVNHMNGEEALDWIRQRYQFPDGDFARMRHQQEFLKALMDKAASSGTLTNAGKLDAFLKATTNAMTVDENFSLVDMALEFRSLRSDDLTFITSPNQGSAERDGQSVVVSDREPALALYEAIANDTMVDWIKTNAEPPAKTNP; this comes from the coding sequence ATGTCACCCACGGCACAATCTGGATCTTTCGGCGGCGAGTTCCGGCGTGACGCGGCGGGTCCGCGCGCCCGGGCCTCGGCGCCGGGCGGCGGGCCGGTGCGCGGCGGTTCCGTCCGCCCCGGGCGGGACACCGGCCAGTCCGGCGAGTACGGCGGTCCGCGCACCCAGCGGGGCAACTCCACCCGGTCCGGCGGCGGTGGCGGTGGCGAGCCGCCGCGCGGTGGCGGCCGCGGCGTCTACAGCGGCGGGAAGCGGCCGCTGCGTCCCAACTGGAAGCGCATCGCCCTGATCGGCGGCATCGCGCTGCTAATCTTCCTGATCGCGGCCGCGGGCGGCCTCTGGGCGTACGCGTCGAATCTCGACGGCGACCTGAAGCGCACCGACGCGTTCTCCGAACTGCGGGACGGCCGCCCGGAGAAGCCGGTCGACGGCACCATGAACATCCTGCTGGTCGGTAGCGACTCCCGTGACCCGGACGCGCAGAGCGGCGAGGCCAGCGAGTGGCGCAGCGACACGATCATCCTGATGCACGTGCCGGCCGACCACTCCAAGGCCTACCTCGTGTCGATACCGCGAGACCTGTACGTGTCGATCCCGAGCAGTGCCGGCGCGGACTGCGCGGACGGTGCGCCCGACAAGATCAATGCGGCGTTCGCGTTCGGCGGGCTGCCGCTCGCGGTCAAGACCGTGGAGTGCTTCTCGGACGTCCGGATCGACCACGTGGCCGCGATCGACTTCGCCGGCTTCGTAGAGGTGACGGACGCGCTCGGCGGCGTGGACCTGACGGTCGAGCAGGACACCAAGTCGATCCACAAGCCGTTCCGCGTCTTCGAGAAGGGCGTGAACCACATGAACGGCGAGGAGGCGCTCGACTGGATCCGGCAGCGCTACCAGTTCCCGGACGGTGACTTCGCCCGCATGCGGCACCAGCAGGAGTTCCTGAAGGCGCTGATGGACAAGGCCGCGAGTTCCGGCACGCTGACCAACGCCGGCAAGCTGGACGCGTTCCTCAAGGCGACCACGAACGCGATGACCGTGGACGAGAACTTCTCGCTGGTCGACATGGCGCTGGAGTTCCGGAGCCTGCGCAGCGACGACCTGACGTTCATCACCAGCCCGAACCAGGGCAGCGCGGAACGCGACGGGCAGTCCGTGGTGGTCTCCGACCGCGAGCCGGCACTGGCGCTGTACGAGGCGATCGCGAACGACACGATGGTCGACTGGATCAAGACAAACGCAGAGCCACCAGCCAAAACCAATCCGTGA
- a CDS encoding NAD-dependent epimerase/dehydratase family protein, with translation MVIAQRFGEGHRVLVTGGAGFVPSHLVDALIGRGCTVVALDNFITGAKDNLGHLADNPRFTLIEADITEGLPAHHPAIAERFDAIMHMASPASPTDFGTIPVEILRVGSIGTLNLLERATADGARFLMASTSEAYGDPLVHPQPESYWGNVNPVGIRSVYDEAKRFSEAATMGYHRARGTDVAIVRIFNTYGPRMRPDDGRAIPTFISQALRGEPITVHGDGSQTRSITYVDDLVRGILMLLDSTETGPINCGTEHEFTMRQLAEKITELAGSPSTVKFVERTSDDPEKRRPDLTLARTRLGYEPSIGPDEGLSRTIEYFRSRV, from the coding sequence ATGGTCATTGCCCAGCGTTTCGGAGAGGGCCACCGGGTTCTCGTCACCGGCGGAGCCGGCTTCGTCCCGTCGCACCTTGTCGATGCGTTGATCGGCCGTGGATGCACGGTCGTGGCGCTGGACAACTTCATCACCGGCGCCAAGGACAACCTCGGTCACCTGGCCGACAACCCGCGGTTCACGCTGATCGAGGCGGACATCACCGAGGGTCTGCCGGCGCACCACCCGGCGATCGCGGAGCGGTTCGACGCGATCATGCACATGGCGTCCCCGGCCAGCCCGACCGACTTCGGCACGATCCCGGTGGAGATCCTCCGGGTCGGCTCGATCGGCACGCTCAACCTGCTGGAGCGCGCCACCGCGGACGGCGCCCGGTTCCTGATGGCCTCCACCTCCGAGGCCTATGGCGACCCGCTGGTGCACCCGCAGCCGGAGTCGTACTGGGGCAACGTCAACCCGGTCGGCATCCGCAGCGTCTACGACGAGGCGAAGCGCTTCTCCGAGGCCGCGACGATGGGCTACCACCGCGCCCGGGGCACGGACGTGGCGATCGTCCGCATCTTCAATACGTACGGTCCTCGCATGCGCCCGGACGACGGCCGCGCGATCCCGACGTTCATCAGCCAGGCGCTGCGCGGCGAGCCGATCACCGTGCACGGCGACGGCTCGCAGACCCGCTCGATCACCTACGTGGACGATCTGGTCCGCGGCATCCTGATGCTGCTCGACTCGACCGAGACCGGTCCGATCAACTGCGGCACCGAGCACGAGTTCACGATGCGGCAGCTGGCCGAGAAGATCACCGAGCTGGCCGGCAGCCCGTCCACGGTGAAGTTCGTCGAGCGCACCTCCGACGACCCGGAGAAGCGGCGCCCGGACCTGACGCTGGCCCGCACCAGGCTGGGCTACGAGCCGTCCATCGGGCCCGACGAGGGTCTGAGCAGGACGATCGAATACTTCCGTTCCCGGGTCTGA
- a CDS encoding LCP family protein encodes MAPAWNAPTRVQTIIRPIMAPERAPKPQLGPEPGPGAGPETKPARGRRRRRRSPLWARLGVAFGVVLLVLSGGALAGAQVLIGRATQNIAQGNLLGDGSKSAAEGGASMDGAIDMLLLGVDVRESWEENNTRADTIVILHIPATHDRAFLISVPRDTLAEIPPLERNDFAGATAKINDAFYYGAQNGGGWAGGAQLMAETLKGATGIGFDGAAIIDFGGFKNVIDELGGVRMCVDERTVSHHMVLVDGEQVYKADARRAGKRWAAEPVVYGKGCQQMNGTQALDFSRQRYGLSDGDYGRQRHQQQMIKAIVRKAASSGITANPLRVDQLIQAAGTAFTLDTGGIPVADFIFTLKGVAVGDLMTLNTNGGRFNPVSVGGTEYEQLSDLSQRMFEAVREDRLTEFVIENPEVISRS; translated from the coding sequence GTGGCGCCCGCCTGGAACGCGCCCACCCGGGTGCAGACGATCATCCGGCCGATCATGGCGCCGGAGCGGGCACCGAAGCCGCAGCTCGGGCCGGAGCCAGGGCCGGGAGCGGGGCCGGAAACGAAGCCGGCGAGGGGGCGTCGGCGGCGGAGGCGCAGTCCGCTGTGGGCGCGGCTGGGCGTGGCGTTCGGGGTGGTGCTGCTGGTGCTGAGTGGTGGGGCGCTGGCCGGGGCGCAGGTGCTGATCGGGCGGGCGACGCAGAACATCGCCCAGGGCAACCTGCTCGGGGACGGGAGCAAGAGCGCGGCGGAGGGCGGCGCGAGCATGGACGGCGCGATCGACATGCTGCTGCTCGGCGTGGACGTGCGGGAGAGCTGGGAGGAGAACAACACGCGCGCGGACACGATCGTCATTCTGCACATTCCGGCCACGCACGATCGCGCGTTCCTCATCTCGGTGCCGAGGGACACGCTGGCGGAAATCCCGCCGCTCGAGAGGAACGACTTCGCCGGCGCCACCGCCAAGATCAATGACGCGTTCTACTACGGCGCGCAGAACGGTGGCGGCTGGGCCGGTGGCGCGCAACTGATGGCCGAGACGCTGAAGGGCGCGACCGGGATCGGTTTCGACGGTGCCGCGATCATCGACTTCGGCGGCTTCAAGAACGTGATCGACGAGCTCGGCGGCGTGCGGATGTGCGTGGACGAGCGGACCGTCTCGCACCACATGGTGCTGGTCGACGGCGAGCAGGTCTACAAGGCCGACGCGCGGCGGGCCGGGAAGCGCTGGGCGGCCGAGCCGGTCGTCTACGGCAAGGGGTGCCAGCAGATGAACGGCACCCAGGCGCTCGACTTCTCCCGGCAGCGCTACGGCCTGAGCGACGGCGACTACGGCCGGCAGCGGCACCAGCAGCAGATGATCAAGGCGATCGTGCGGAAGGCCGCGAGCAGCGGCATCACCGCCAACCCACTGCGGGTCGACCAGCTCATCCAGGCCGCGGGTACGGCGTTCACGCTGGACACCGGCGGCATCCCGGTGGCGGACTTCATCTTCACGCTCAAGGGCGTGGCGGTCGGCGACCTGATGACACTGAACACCAACGGCGGAAGATTCAACCCGGTGAGCGTCGGCGGTACGGAATACGAGCAGCTCTCCGACCTGAGCCAGCGGATGTTCGAGGCGGTCCGGGAGGACCGGCTGACCGAGTTCGTGATCGAGAACCCCGAGGTTATTTCCCGAAGCTGA
- a CDS encoding sensor histidine kinase translates to MPDRPDYAAFIAGHTAVINMINSGASGVTALNRLLEVVQTALGAHGVSFAEYGPSRGRIVATSGASSWALGRVVDHADPSIARLLSGPATSEVGLTALPKDVAEQFTSRGIRRMLGARVEAGGLALGTLHAFFTDDEPSSPEAHALLGYVAVSVAHLYGDQSGLPVHGDGPVVAALADGLAIVDSQGYVRLWNPAAERVTGRTAAQALNRPLPFPAPPTGRVIDHRLPDGRWMKIAAGDLPGRSYSRVVTFRDISDQNQLNHDWDLFLAVTSHELRTPVTVIKGYADTLTGHWDALADADRREAARAIGQRSTDLARLVDRLLATTGGLGPVGGSAPVPFDVVDALRAAVTGLPSDLRRRITLDLPEDLPKAFGDRAAIATVVTELATNAGKYAEGDSPIELTAEADEQTVAFRISDRGIGVRPEHVERAFDRFWQGESGDHRRYPGAGLGLFLVRRIVERQNGWASIRPRPGGGAIAEVRLPRG, encoded by the coding sequence ATGCCGGACCGTCCCGACTATGCCGCGTTCATCGCCGGGCACACCGCGGTCATCAACATGATCAACTCGGGTGCGTCCGGGGTCACCGCCCTGAACCGCCTGCTGGAGGTCGTGCAGACGGCTCTCGGTGCGCACGGCGTCTCGTTCGCGGAGTACGGGCCGAGCCGCGGCCGGATCGTGGCCACCAGCGGCGCGTCCAGCTGGGCACTCGGCCGCGTGGTCGACCACGCCGACCCGTCCATCGCCCGGCTGCTGTCCGGCCCGGCGACGAGCGAGGTGGGCCTCACCGCGCTGCCCAAGGACGTGGCGGAGCAGTTCACCTCGCGCGGCATCCGGCGCATGCTCGGCGCCCGGGTGGAGGCCGGCGGTCTCGCGCTCGGCACGCTGCACGCGTTCTTCACGGACGACGAGCCCAGCTCGCCGGAGGCGCACGCGCTGCTGGGTTACGTCGCGGTCTCCGTCGCGCACCTCTACGGCGACCAGTCCGGCCTGCCGGTGCACGGCGACGGACCGGTCGTGGCCGCGCTCGCGGACGGGCTGGCGATCGTCGACTCGCAGGGCTACGTCCGGCTGTGGAACCCCGCGGCCGAGCGGGTCACCGGCCGGACCGCCGCGCAGGCGCTGAACCGGCCGCTGCCGTTCCCGGCGCCGCCGACCGGCCGGGTGATCGACCACCGCCTGCCGGACGGCCGCTGGATGAAGATCGCGGCCGGGGACCTGCCGGGCCGCTCGTACTCGCGCGTGGTCACGTTCCGCGACATCAGCGACCAGAACCAGCTCAACCACGACTGGGACCTGTTCCTCGCGGTCACCAGCCACGAGCTGCGCACGCCGGTCACCGTGATCAAGGGGTACGCGGACACGCTCACCGGCCACTGGGACGCGCTGGCGGACGCGGACCGCCGCGAGGCCGCCCGCGCGATCGGCCAGCGCTCCACCGACCTGGCCCGGCTGGTCGACCGCCTGCTGGCCACGACCGGCGGTCTCGGGCCGGTCGGCGGCTCGGCTCCGGTGCCGTTCGACGTGGTCGACGCGCTCCGCGCGGCCGTCACCGGCCTCCCCTCCGACCTGCGCCGCCGGATCACGCTCGACCTGCCTGAGGATCTGCCGAAGGCGTTCGGCGACCGGGCCGCGATCGCCACCGTGGTCACCGAGCTGGCGACGAACGCGGGGAAGTACGCGGAGGGTGACTCGCCGATCGAACTGACCGCGGAGGCGGACGAGCAGACGGTCGCGTTCCGGATTAGCGACCGCGGTATCGGGGTACGTCCTGAGCACGTGGAACGCGCATTCGACCGCTTCTGGCAGGGCGAATCGGGCGACCACCGTCGCTATCCCGGCGCCGGGCTCGGACTGTTCCTGGTCCGCCGGATCGTGGAGCGGCAGAACGGATGGGCCTCCATCCGGCCACGGCCGGGCGGCGGCGCGATCGCAGAGGTGCGCCTCCCCCGCGGCTGA
- a CDS encoding DUF5926 family protein, with the protein MSKRRRNTQSAADAAPKRQKVRDIFVHRPFEGLADEPEWVALRELVPAASAPLRLAPDLVEKYGERTVTLATVLPMAWPAMTRPDGSVFIGLQRHIQSGDVSRDLAAALLSALSTTPGNTVAVPALPGPGPRLQDVLVDGPLEIAMHDGFEFWLEEGASDDPSVKASLERANASVYPTVRLAAAPAAYWCRVPEKSHVRWVLPDGEDAALNALARLSAAGELKLGEETKFAGMFRAHGLLVPVWDLPVEPAGPEWESPLADFAKRYAEALTDDTLDSAARRAKQGLLGRQLTLR; encoded by the coding sequence GTGAGCAAGCGCCGTAGGAACACTCAGTCCGCCGCCGACGCGGCACCCAAGCGCCAGAAGGTCCGGGACATCTTCGTGCACCGGCCGTTCGAAGGGCTGGCCGACGAACCGGAATGGGTCGCGCTGCGCGAACTGGTCCCGGCCGCGTCCGCCCCGCTGCGCCTGGCCCCCGATCTGGTGGAGAAGTACGGCGAGCGCACCGTCACGCTCGCGACCGTGCTCCCGATGGCCTGGCCGGCGATGACCCGCCCGGACGGCAGCGTCTTCATCGGCCTGCAGCGGCACATCCAGTCCGGCGACGTCTCCCGGGACCTGGCCGCCGCGCTGCTCTCGGCGCTTTCGACCACGCCGGGCAACACCGTCGCCGTGCCCGCGCTGCCCGGGCCCGGCCCGCGGCTGCAGGACGTGCTGGTGGACGGTCCACTGGAGATCGCCATGCACGACGGCTTCGAGTTCTGGCTGGAGGAGGGCGCGTCCGACGACCCGTCGGTGAAGGCGTCGCTGGAGCGGGCGAACGCGTCCGTCTACCCCACGGTGCGGCTCGCCGCGGCGCCCGCCGCCTACTGGTGCCGCGTGCCGGAGAAGTCGCACGTGCGGTGGGTGCTGCCGGACGGCGAGGACGCGGCGCTGAACGCGCTGGCCCGGCTGAGCGCGGCCGGTGAGCTGAAGCTGGGCGAGGAGACGAAGTTCGCCGGCATGTTCCGCGCGCACGGTCTGCTGGTGCCGGTGTGGGACTTGCCGGTGGAGCCCGCCGGCCCGGAGTGGGAATCCCCACTCGCGGACTTCGCGAAGCGGTACGCGGAGGCGCTCACCGACGACACTCTGGACAGTGCCGCCCGGCGCGCCAAGCAGGGCCTCCTCGGCCGTCAGCTCACTCTTCGCTGA
- a CDS encoding PAS domain-containing protein, producing MAHQIELSLSGHQFASPVTAHPSGMAGWAAVAASATEHCLVIDTDLAIVAASPSCCALLGMGDPSEVVGRPLLDVLRLIDFTANRNALTESDIDKIPPLLAVTSGRLARGLMRVDGAAEPGTDETVDGIATPLFQDTVVSGSLTFFAQIT from the coding sequence TTGGCACACCAGATCGAGCTGTCGCTCTCCGGGCACCAGTTCGCGTCGCCGGTCACCGCGCATCCGTCCGGCATGGCGGGGTGGGCCGCGGTCGCGGCGTCCGCCACCGAGCACTGCCTGGTCATCGACACCGACCTGGCGATCGTCGCGGCGTCGCCGTCCTGCTGCGCGCTGCTCGGCATGGGTGACCCGAGCGAGGTGGTCGGCCGTCCGCTGCTCGACGTGCTGCGCCTGATCGACTTCACCGCCAACCGCAACGCGCTCACCGAGTCGGACATCGACAAGATCCCGCCGCTGCTCGCGGTCACGTCCGGCCGCCTGGCCCGCGGCCTGATGCGCGTCGACGGCGCGGCCGAGCCCGGCACGGACGAGACCGTCGACGGCATCGCCACTCCCCTGTTCCAGGACACGGTGGTCAGCGGCTCCCTGACGTTCTTCGCGCAAATCACGTAA
- a CDS encoding ATP-binding protein: MTAVQQENGSVRSRSLEVPHHAQGVRAARRQLTRELTGSIAASLLCDVVTVVAELLSNAIRHARPLPGGVIRLSWRLRRTAGDARVLEVRVTDGGAATGPRMRPAGPRSIDGRGLGIVAAMARCWGTDRDASGHSVWAEFSLA; encoded by the coding sequence ATGACGGCCGTGCAGCAGGAGAACGGGAGCGTCCGGTCCCGCAGCCTGGAGGTGCCGCATCACGCCCAGGGTGTCCGGGCCGCCCGGCGCCAGCTCACCCGGGAGCTGACCGGGTCGATCGCCGCGAGTCTGCTGTGCGACGTGGTCACCGTGGTGGCGGAACTGCTCAGCAACGCGATACGGCACGCGCGGCCGCTGCCCGGCGGCGTGATCCGGCTCAGCTGGCGGCTGCGCCGCACCGCCGGTGACGCGCGCGTGCTGGAGGTCCGGGTGACCGACGGCGGCGCCGCGACCGGCCCGCGCATGCGCCCGGCCGGACCGCGCTCGATCGACGGACGCGGCCTGGGCATCGTGGCCGCGATGGCTCGCTGCTGGGGCACCGACCGGGACGCCTCCGGCCACTCGGTGTGGGCCGAGTTCAGCCTCGCCTGA
- a CDS encoding LCP family protein: MAAKRRKDPLWARLILIFGVVLVVVSGGTLVAAQTVINQAESSITQGSLLEGDAAAADGESGNNIDGAVNLLLVGIDAREEGSSVTSVLSDTIIILHIPETHDQAYLISIPRDWRVEMPAYDKVGFVGATGKINSAFSYGYEGDGTELEKRSRGMAVLSNTLNKITGIRFNGAAIIDFNGFASLIHAMGGVDMCVDEAAESAHLGVDANGKLVQGWYSETYGIQLPEGVKPLVHEKGCRLMNSTEALDYARIRKSLSDGDYGRQRHQQQLIKAIAKKATSSGVLTDLGKLNDLTKAAGEAFVLDTGGIAPADFIFTLKGVAANDLMLIKTNAGNLNSVTIDGQSFEQLDGESMDMLAAAKSGTLGTFLIEHPQFIAKSS; this comes from the coding sequence GTGGCGGCCAAGCGACGCAAGGACCCGCTGTGGGCGCGACTGATCCTCATCTTCGGCGTGGTGCTGGTGGTGGTGAGCGGCGGCACGCTGGTCGCCGCACAGACCGTGATCAACCAGGCGGAGAGCTCGATCACCCAGGGCTCGCTGCTGGAGGGTGACGCGGCCGCGGCGGACGGCGAGTCGGGCAACAACATCGACGGCGCGGTCAACCTGCTGCTGGTCGGCATCGACGCGCGCGAGGAGGGCTCCTCCGTCACGTCGGTCCTCTCCGACACGATCATCATCCTGCACATCCCGGAGACGCACGACCAGGCCTACCTGATCTCGATCCCGCGCGACTGGCGGGTGGAGATGCCGGCGTACGACAAGGTGGGCTTCGTCGGCGCCACCGGGAAGATCAACTCCGCGTTCTCCTACGGCTACGAGGGCGACGGCACGGAGCTGGAGAAGCGCAGCCGCGGCATGGCGGTGCTCTCCAACACGCTCAACAAGATCACCGGCATCAGGTTCAACGGCGCCGCGATCATCGACTTCAACGGGTTCGCCAGCCTGATCCACGCGATGGGCGGCGTCGACATGTGCGTCGACGAGGCCGCCGAATCGGCCCACCTCGGCGTCGACGCGAACGGCAAGCTCGTCCAGGGGTGGTACTCGGAGACGTACGGCATCCAGCTCCCCGAGGGCGTGAAGCCGCTGGTCCACGAGAAGGGCTGCCGCCTGATGAACTCGACCGAGGCCCTGGACTACGCGCGCATCCGCAAGAGCCTCAGCGACGGCGACTACGGCCGCCAGCGCCACCAGCAGCAGCTGATCAAGGCGATCGCCAAGAAGGCCACCTCCAGCGGCGTCCTCACCGACCTGGGCAAGCTCAACGACCTGACCAAGGCCGCGGGCGAGGCGTTCGTGCTGGACACCGGCGGCATCGCCCCGGCCGACTTCATCTTCACGCTCAAGGGCGTCGCCGCGAACGACCTGATGCTCATCAAGACGAACGCCGGCAACCTGAACTCGGTGACCATCGACGGCCAGTCCTTCGAGCAGCTCGACGGCGAGTCGATGGACATGCTGGCCGCCGCGAAGTCCGGCACGCTCGGCACCTTCCTGATCGAGCACCCCCAGTTCATCGCCAAGTCCAGCTAG
- a CDS encoding rhodanese-like domain-containing protein, producing the protein MFGSQVPSVTATEVPDGAYLLDVREQDEWDAGHAPGAHHLPMQEIPVRIAEVPADGDVVVVCRVGGRSSQVVNYLLQNGWDNVRNLSGGMKAWEAAAREVVTDDGNPARVV; encoded by the coding sequence GTGTTTGGATCTCAGGTTCCCAGCGTGACCGCCACCGAGGTGCCGGACGGCGCCTACCTGCTCGACGTGCGTGAGCAGGACGAATGGGACGCCGGCCACGCGCCCGGCGCCCACCACCTGCCGATGCAGGAGATCCCGGTCCGGATCGCGGAGGTGCCGGCCGACGGCGACGTGGTCGTGGTCTGCCGGGTCGGCGGCCGCAGCTCGCAGGTGGTGAACTACCTGCTGCAGAACGGCTGGGACAACGTCCGCAACCTGAGCGGCGGGATGAAGGCGTGGGAAGCCGCCGCACGCGAGGTGGTCACCGACGACGGAAATCCGGCCCGGGTCGTCTGA